In Glycine max cultivar Williams 82 chromosome 10, Glycine_max_v4.0, whole genome shotgun sequence, the DNA window ttcaaactcactcatCAATTCCCTTTTCAGTTCTGCTATCTCACTTTCATTACCACCAGTGATCAACAAATCATCCACATAGAGGCATACAATAATGATATTACCTACTGATTTGGATCTTACATAGACTCCAAACTCACAGCTACACTTATCAAAGCCAATTTTCATCATAAAACTGTCAATTTTCTTGTTCCAAGCTCTTGGGGCTTGCTTAAGTCCATAAAGAGCTTTTCTCAACCTGAGAACCTTTGACTCTTGGCCAACTATAGAGAATCCAGGTGGCTGAGTCACATAGACCTCCTcatcaagaggaccatttaagaaagcacaCTTCACATCTAGTTGGTGCATTGTCCAATTCTTTAGGCTAGCAATTGCCACTACTGTTCTAATAGTCTCAATTCTAGCAACTGGTGCAAACACCTCTCTATAGTCAATCCCAGCTTTCTGCAAAAATCCTCTAGCCACAAGTCTAGCTTTATACTTGACCACCTTGCCTTCTGGATTTGTCTTAATCTTATAGATCCACTTCACATCAATGGGCTTCTTTGATTTTGGTTGAGATACCAGCTCCCACACTTGATTTTTCTCAATAGATTTAAGCTCTTCTGTCATAGCTTCAACCCACCTCTGATCAGTCATAGCATCTTCAAAATTTATTGGTTCTGCTTCAGAAAACAGAGCAAAATATACAAGATTCCCATCTGCACTTACATCAGCATCAGACAACATCTCAAAACCTTGAAATCTAGTTGGTTTGGGTGCATTTCTCTGGGGTCTCACTTCCCTTTGAGTGGTATTACCATTCCCTTCACTTGTTTCTTCCTCTTCTGACCTTATCATTATTGAAGGTCCCTTCATTTCAATATTCTGCTCCCAGTCCCAGCTTCTAGATTCATCAAATACCACATCCCTACTGATTATTATCTGCTTACTCTTCGGATCAAACAACTTATAGCCTCCAGTTGAGTGATATCCGAGTAAGATCATTTGTTCACCTTTATCATCTAGCTTCCTTCTTAACTGATCTGGGATATGCCTAAAACAAAGTGATCCAAAGATTCTGAAATGGCTCACATTTGGTTTAGCACCACTCCAAGCTTCTTCAGGTGTTATTCCTTCTAGTCTCTTTGAAGGGCTCCTATTCAAGATGAAGACAGCTGTAGACACTGCCTCTCCCCACAAGTACTTGGGCAGACTCTTGCCTTTCAACATGCTCCTTACCATATTCATTATGgttctgtttttttctttctgcaaCTCCATTATGTTGAGGTGTGTCGGGAGGAGTCACTTCATGAATTATGCCTTCTTGATCACAAAATTCTTGAAATTCTGCAGAAACATATTCACCACCACCATCTGTTCTCAATATCTTGATCAATGAGCCACTTTGCTTTTCTGCCATATTTTTGAACTTCTCAAAGACTTCAAAGACATCACTCTTCCTTCTTATTAGGTAAACCCATACTTTCCTAGTCAATTCATCAATAAAGGATATGAAGTATTTGTTTCCACCCAGAGATTCAGTTTGCATAGGGCCACACACATCAGAGTAAATCACCTCAAGTTTCTCTTTTGCCCTGATTGGTACATTTTGTTTGAAAGTGCTTCTTGATTGCTTACATTGTAAACAACCATCACATACTTCACTAGGAGGCTTGATCTGAGGCAAACCCAACACCATTTCTCTTGAGTTTAGCTTAATCAgatctctaaaatttaaatggcCAAATCTGTAATGCCATAACCACTCTTCACTGTTTACTGTAGTGGTAAAACACTTCTGTTCTATCACATCAATCTCAATTTTAAATGttctattttttgaaagaggggACTTCAAAATGAGCTTGTGATTTCTGTCAAATACTCTCAACATCTTGTTTTCAAGCTTAGTCATAAAGCCCTTTTCTAATAATTGACCTAAGCTGAGTAGATTACTTTTCATACCTGGTACAAAGAGTACATCAGTGATGCAAGACTGACCTTCATCCTTTGTTTTGATAAGGACCTTCCCAATTCCTTCAGCAGTCAAGATTCTATCATCAGCAAATTTGACTTGGCTCTTCACAGATTGATCAAGGTTGAGAAACCACTCTCTTCTTCCTGTCATATGAGTGGAGCAACCTGTGTCTAGGTACCAACAATTATCACTTGTCCCTTCAATTTGAGTAGTTACCATTAGCAGTACCTGTTCAGtgtcatcatcttcttcctgaGCCAATTTTGCATCATCACCTTTAGGTTCTCTTTTGTTATTGGGTTTGCTGTAACACTCATCAGCAAAATGCCCAAACTTTTGACAGTTAAAGCATTGAATACTTCTTTTGtcgaacttctttctatttgaaGAGTTTTGGGAATTGGATCCCCCTCCTTTCTTGTGGTCCTTATCACTGTTCTGATTTCCCCTCCATTTATTGCTCTTTGCTTCagttttctctttcttccatcTATCACCATGCTTCTTTGGATTAGACCGTGCTTGCAAGGCTTGTtcacttttcttctcatttatcCTTTCATTCATTCTCTGTTCATGAGATTCCAAAGATCCTTGCAATTCCTCTAGGCTAAGCTCTTCAAGATTTTTGGATTCCTCGATGGCTACCACAATATGGTCGAACTTGGGTGGCATGGTTCTAAGCACCTTCTCTACAACTGATTGCACAGTTATCTTTTCTCCATAGCCCTTCATTGAATTCACCACTGTCTGCACTTTTGTGATGTACTCAGCAACTGATTCATTCTTTTCCATTTGTAGTAGTTCATATTGTCTCCTTAGAGTTTGCAGCTTGATCTTCTTGGTTTTTGTGGCTCCATCATGAGATTTCTGCAGAATGTCCCATGCTTCTTTGGAGGTTTGAGCCATTGCTATCTTTTCAAAGTTAGCAGCATCTACACTTTGGTGCAAAATGAAAAGTGCCTtgcaatctttcttttctttttctctatagCAGCCTTTTGTTCATCTGTTGCTCTCTCTCCGACAGGTATATAATCTTCTTCTACGAACTCCCAAATCCCTTGGAATCGCATCACCACCTTGATCTGAATCTTccaatttttataattctttcCTGTGAGAACTGGTAGATTTGCAGGAATTGAGCCAGATACTGCAGAAATCAAAGAACTCCTTCAAGAACACCTCCAAGAACCTTTCTTTTGCTATTCTTGCCCTTTCTATCGAAACCAATGCTctagataccaattgttggaacACACACTGTTCTTCACTCAATTGCAAGAGATGCAATTCACTCCCTCACACATTCACTCGTGTATCACTCACTGTTTTCAAGTAAAGAATTGCACACCTACACACTATGAATAACACTAGAGACTAAAAATGATAGAATGAATAATCCACTTTATTAAGATGTATGTATGCTCTTTTATACAAGCAAAAACAGAATAATAATCCTTCACACTTAGGCTAGACACTtataatagaattttaaaattctgttattCTCTCTTATAtctaaaatacaattaaatctACATCACACCAAAACAGAATTAAACTCTCACAAATTTATCAGTTGCCATGATCCCCGTTCGAGATGGTGACAAGTTTACGATTTTCAATTTTACCATGCATTTTCAAAACGGAAACGTGTTTGACAAAATTGGAATCGAATTTGTTTTTTCACCAGTTTTGCAACAGTTTTGGaccaatttccaaaaaaaaaaaaaaaggtgttatGCTTTCTGTTTAAGTTTTCTATCTATGTGAACGCTCCTCATCCCTATGCTGTCACATACAGCTTCGCATCCTCAACTCCAACACCACCGCTGTCGTCGACGATGCTGCCACCTTCGATGGACTTCCCCTTGTTGCCGCCAGAGAATCCTTCGTTCACACCATCCAGTTCTTTCCGGTGGTCGAATTGGGCGCCTCACCGACGTGGTTGGATTTGTCGTCGAAGGTCGGCGCTCTGTCAGAGTAGAGAATCACTCCCCCACAAACACAGGTGAAGAAGAGTCAGAGAGGACTGCGGCCGTGGAACTCGCAATATCGCAACGTCAACAGAGCGTTGGTTTCTCAGTTTGGCTTAGCCTCGATTCGGTTGTGCGATTCAGAAGGGATCTCGTGCGGGTAGAGGTGGAGCTTCACTtactaaacaatttttttttatttgtttttgcagGTATTACTCAATGTATGGTCATGTGGAAAGACTAGCTAGGGAAATATACTGTGGCATGTATGTATATTTGTTACATTTATCGCAATTCCTAATTAAATACATTCTATTTAGTTATagcataaaattgaaaatagtaaGCAACTACAAGTCCAATGCTAATAAGCCTTATTCCCCTGTGCCTCTATGGAGCAgataaatttcatgaaaattatCTGCATGTATTACCCCCATTGCCTGGTTCTACATTAGGttgataaaatagttttaaactTGTTGCTGCCATCTGATCTAAATGTTACAAAGTTAGATTCAAACTTTTTTTCTGTTGGCTTGGTTCCTTGACTATAACCATATTTTACAATGGCCTTCTGACAGGAGAATTCAATGGCCTTAAGCCCTTAACTGATCTAATAATTTCATGTCCTAAGTTTTGCTATATGTTTTAGTACATAATTCATTTagggaaaaatcaaattttcctgCCTTAACGCTTGATGTAACAAAATTTGTGACTTCAATTAATTTGGACACACATTTCAATCATCTTCAATGATTCAAAATCAACTCTatcaaaatttaatacaaaGTCATCTAGTCTCTATGAATCATAGTATGAATAAGACTTCCCAGATTTGCTCCTTCTAAATTCTAGAAGGGGATGCAAAAACCTGTTCACATTCTCCTTTTCAAGAGGGCAATTGAacatttggtttttaattttctttctgtaaAAAAGATGCAACGCTGACTATATTGAACATTTGAACCTATGAGCAGGTACCTCAGACACTGCCACCTGAGGAGCTTGTTAGGCTGAGAGCACCCCCAAAGAGTGATGTACCAATCATTAACCCTTTTAAACTTCCCGCGGCAGATGGCTTTGTCTTTGGTTTTCCAACAAGGTTGGGAATAAACCCAAAATGGTGAGATGATGGCTGTTGAATCTGGAAAACCCCTTAAAGCAAGGCAAAAACCATGTCGTCCTAACTCTACTGTGAATCCAAAATGTTGGGAGTGTCCTTTGACATGTAACGATAGGATAAATATCTATACCACCAAAATCTTTTAACTGCAACACTGTTTTGTCTTGGAACCAAAAAGGTGTTATTCATAGTGACAAACACAGTGGCATGATATTTGAACCAAAAAGGTGTCTTAGACAggtaatttttaagaaaatatgatACCACACTTTAactcaaaatcttaaaatttaggTTTATGGATTTTCTCTTCACTACGGTGTTtaactttttcaattttattctatgtgagacttcacctcacacttataCTCTAATATTGTCTAATTTTACATGTTCTTATTCATGTTATGTTAGTGTCattatctttttagttttaagaaaaaaaattgtattagtactttttaattatttttttatattacataaTTTGATAATGGTACACGATAAAATATAACAAcgaacttattttatttacttctaatttataatattttctaaaatttcaaaTCTAAAACTTAATATTCAAAGaaactgaatttaattttttataatttaaaaactggAAACAGAAAATAAGTCTGGAATGGGGCCTTAAGTTCTTATTCCATAAGTGCACActtgctgaaaaaaaaaatattcatagaaTATAGCAGTTTGGAGCACGTTTTCCGCTGTCTCTTTCCCTTTGTATTTGTACTACATTAATAAGGGAACTATCATTGTGTTCATGCATACAATATTTTTGAACttagaaataaaattgtttactaTCTCAAATCATAATCAACGGTTCCGTTCCATGTGTAGCACTGTACAGAAAgttttatatttacaaaaacaaccccataaaaatattcttctttctttgtatAAACACTTCTATGATATCTACTGACTGACGGTTCAAAAACAAGCAGTACATctatttactttaaaattatttaaataccttatataataataataataataataataataataataataataatacttaataataatgataaattattctaatttattttagtacATCTTTATCAATGCTCTGTTCATTTACATGTTtggtattaaaaattatttttattttatattttaattatattataatttttaaatctataagtagaaaataataatttaaaattttcacaacgaaaattgaataacataattgaataattatgattataattactataattgtataataaataaaaatttccactaaaaaaatcatggagaagaagaaaaaccttaattatatgataaattcTAAATTGAGGATTTATATATACGTACTAAACTAGCTAATTAATGGGTGTGCctataaaaaactaattaatggaCGTGCGTTACAATAATAAAGTTAGAATACATAAACTTATTAGTATATTCGcgagttattttaaaatatggatAAAAACCAACACGACAGCAGGAATCATGTACTAATTGATCAATTAAAATTCCATTTCTCTACCTCTGACCAGTgcccttaatatatatatatatatatatatatatatatatatatatatatatatatatatatatatattaaatctgAGTAGCAAATCAACCACTTCTTTAACCAACAGTTTGATTCTGGACTTctgtattttttctctcttctcctctagttttcctcttttcaactTCTTTTATGTCCATGGCATCGACATCAACTCCAGGGTCATCTTCAGAACTAACTATCTCAGTTGAACACAATCCTTCCAAATCACGACTATCAGAGCTGGGTATAAATTCGTGGCCCAAGTGAGTgaacaagatatatatatatatatatatatatatatatatatatatatatatatatatatatcaatttaataGATCATTGCTAgagtctttttctttctttattgaaTGCCTTTCCCTTTGTTAGGTACTTTCTTCTTAACTATATGCATATATTAATCAACGGATCCAatgaaataatttgttttttttcttcagatgGGGTTGTCCTCCTGGGAAATTCATGCTCAAATTCGATGCTCAAGAGACGTGTTATTTGCTGAGAGGGGAAGTGAAGGTTTACCCAAAAGGTTCGTCTGAGTTTGTACAATTTGCTGCGGGGGACCTTGTCACCATACCCAAGGGAATTAGTTGCACGTGGGACGTATCAATTGCAGTGGACAAGCATTACAAGTTCGAGTCTTCTTCCACTGCACCATCCTCCGAATGATTGTGATGATAGAGCTAGCTaaagaatatttgaatttttttttatttttttatcgtgCTTAATATTTGTTAGGAAaagaaattctaaaataaaggcTAGCTAGTTACTACTTACTATTGGTTTGTGAGAGATAGATTttcaaatgaatatatatatatatatatatatatatatatatatatatatatatatatatgctaggGTTATAATGTTAATACTTCTTGTTAATTCAATGTACGTTCAAAGTTCACCTAGCCTGtgtatttgattaaaatatgtataactAGCTAGGAAAGACAGAAGGACCATGCATTTGCATCTTGTGTTTCAGGATGCATACATTTTCCATGTTGCGAATGCTTTCTTTGACCGGTCAGCTTTAATTTTTAGGTCATTTACTAATACTGTTATTTACCCCTCATGCAAGGAAAAGTTTACCTTGCCTTATTTTATGGGAAATTCAATAGCACCCGAAGTAATTTGGTTCATAGAAAAATTAAGGTGGTGAGGTTCGGTAACATGTGAATCCTAGCTAGTAGCTACGATTGGAGTTTATCCGAACTAGATGCTTTGGAACTGCATAACGAATAACGATGCTCCTCCTTTAGTTTCGATCTTTTTGCATGTGATTCCACAACCACGACCTTAAAAATCCAAGGCTTTATGAGAtgtgcaaaaatatatatacgaGGCAAATGTTGCGCGTGTCTTCTTTATTGATTACGAATCATGCTCATTGTGCTGACCCAGATTTGCACCGCTGATGTCTAATTTGatccatacatatatatatatatatatatatatatatatatatatatatatatatatatatatatatatatatatatatatatatctatatgcaTCTTTGAGCTTATTTGTTATTTGCCGGTGTATAAAAATTGTCTTTGATTTCAACGATGACATGCCTCTAGGACTAGaaatgtgttttaatttttctttttactaggGTCTCCTTTCAAATGGATGCCTTCTGAAATGGGAAAATTCAAGCTGCAGATAAAATTTAATGGTCTGTGctgatttctttcttttgcgTGTCCACTTGATTTAGATTGTACACGAACTGCAAACTGGAAAAACACATGAAATAGGAAGCACTCTGAACTcaattttctcaaaataaatatttcttgctTTGGTCAAACTCGTTTGACCGATTCTTAACTATAAAACAATAAGAAGCAAAGTTTGAACCAACGATATATAACTTTAATTaacattttgattattataagatacacctttttttgtttctctattttttttttacttaaattagtTAAGcaatatcaaattttattgttataattatgttattaattagtttttgttCACTTGTGATGTGATTCACAAAAAACTCTGCTCGTATGTTTGAAAACACAAAATAGAAGAGTTTAAACATATTGAGATGTAAAAGTTCTAATTATTAGATtctaaaaattacatataaaacaCTAAAACACATTATTATACATTAACATTTTTGATAGTTgtgcttgaatcttgaatctttagacaatttaaataagataagaaatttttttttatcatttatccttaaaataaagatataattctaattctatatattttttttaccgatAAATGTTATatgttaattattagtattttattaataagagttatgacttttttcattcattctctCTTTACCACCAAGTTAACCTTATAAAtccatatttgtttttatagatcaatttttctatacttatattttagttttatttttataatttttttcaagttattcctataatatttttttaaaatgatcctagtaatattttttttctttgttttagtgTCTTATTATAATTGTGcattgttaattgttaatttggCCTTCCATGAGTCACATATACTTAACAAAAATTAAGTAATGATAgagatcaaaacaaaaaaaagttgatattaTAAGATCGAACCGAAACAAAATATATAGGACTAAAAACaagaaatatgtattttattagaaaaaaatattggttaaGCCACACGCAtgttattataaataatcaaaactaAATACACAAATCATGTGAAATTTTTAAGAAGTTGTAGACTTCCCATTAAATCTAACTCATTAACCTAGActgcccttttttttttactgaacctTTTGTGATTGCTTATCCAATCTCGGCCTATTTTGGCAATTGCTTTCTACATTCCCTTAATTATTTCTTGTACTTCCCATGGTCATTCCGGGAAAAAAAGTGCAGGAAAAAAATACCTACCTAtttggtgtaattttttttttcattttcatccttgtaaattattctttttatttcagtttttgtaaaatatgtttattttattttatatctttaaaatattttagataatattttaaataatcaaaaaagtactttgatgaataaaaaatatattatttaaaacattttaaggacaaaaaattaaaaaaagactaaaacaattttttttacatagacaaaaataaaaaacactaaaatacatgaaaaaaaatatctaaacctTATTATTATCCCGGCCAAAAAGCATTTAAACCTAAAAGTAATCTTGcccaaaaaaatgaattaacgCGAAtcggataaaattaatttaattttagaagtattaaatttaaaaaagggCCGGTCCATGAAGTAGTTATTTTGGAGTGGTTTAGCCCAAGAAGAAGTGGAAGGGTGGTGGCACTTGGGTTGGTAGCGGCGAAGAACGTCGTTAatggaagaagagaaagaagcaGTGATGGTAACACCGGGAGAAGTGTTGGGTAGAACCAGCGATGTCAAAGCTGGAAGAGGAGCATACGCGGCGCTTCACAACAACACCGTATACGCCTCCCTAACCGGCTTCCGCCACACCGTACCTCCCGCCCCCGACTCTTCCGACCTGGTAGGGTTTTCAATTCATTTGCTAACTATATTATACAACAAATGAATCCACCGAACAACTTATctgctttatttgtttttttaatttgaggcAAGCTGAACTGAAATCATAGTGACTATATGCAGAGACCGACTGTTGAAGTAACTGGTCACAAGGCCCATGGACCTGTTCCACAGCCTGGATCTGTAGTCATTGCTCGGGTATAATATCTATGTCTATGGCTATGCCCACGTGTCGTCTAATACACTTTTCATTATGCTCTTTGTTTTCAACTGCTGCATTTTGCTTTGATAGGTCACCAAAGTGATGGCTCGGTCCGCTTCAGCTGATATTATGTGTGTTGGACCAAAGTCTGTTCGAGAAAAATTTACTGGCATCATTAGGTTTGCTATTCTTATACTACTACCTTCTAAGTTATCATTTGTGGATTTAGTTTGACTTTAGCGATTACATGGGAAATAAAAAGAGGAAGCAAAGGATTGGAGGAATTGTAGTTATTGATTCTAGATCTTGTATGCTTAGAGTTTCTTCGTCTTTTGATTGAActaatttagtttatatatgCATGGTAATCTCTATATCatgcatttcattttgtttgacTTTTGGGGTTCTGACAAGAGTTTTATGTCTACAAATGTTCTAGTATAtataacttaataatttttattttgatgacaGGCAGCAAGATGTTAGAGCGACTGAGATTGATAAAGTAGACATGCACTTGTCTTTTCATCCTGGTGACATTGTTAGAGCCCTTGTGGTATTATTACTTGCTTTTAAGAGTTTTATTAAGTCGATTTCAAATTTTCCATGATGCTCTTGAATCAATTGGTTGCCACTTGCTACTTGAATAGCGCCTTAATTCAATCTGGTTTTGTTAGCTTTCTCTTGGAGATGCACGGGCGTACTTTCTGTCTACTGCAAAGAATGAACTTGGTGTTGTTTCTGCAGAAAGCATTGCTGGTGAGATTTTACTCATGTTCTGGGAGATAAATCCTTATAAGTGGTTGTGGTTGTAGTTTATTGATAGTTCCCTCCAGTTTATGTTAATGTTAGTGACTTGTGTGATTGCTTTATATAGTTTGCTGTGTATTACTCAAGTCTAGTTTATTATGCGGAAGATATCTGTTCTTCCCTTTTTCTGTCTATTCAGGGACTCTAGTTTTTCTTCTGCATGTTTCTCCTTGGGAAGGGACACAATAAGAACAAAGGAAGCACATTTGGGTTTGAAGGAATCTCCATCTAAGTCTGCATGTTTCTCATTGGACTTCTCTTTATGGAATATTTTATCTTGGATGATAGGTCTAGTGTTGCTAAAGCCCAAGGGGATAAatgcatatttaaattttatgagaaTTATTTGGATGTTCCCCACAATGTGTCCCAGATATGATTAAATTGCATCAGTTTGTCAGTTAGCAGCAGTAGTTGTTAAGCAATTATCGTTGAGTATGTAGGAATAAGTTAGTCATTAGTGATGTGGGTAGGTTTGACCTTAATAGGGCTTTGGGCTTGTGAAGATTTTAATTGAAATCTGAATTAGCTATGAATAAAAGGACCCCCATTTGAGAtgatattataaatgttttagATTTTACTTCAACTTTAGTCTGGTGAACACAGCTTGAACTTTAGCTGTTTATCTTTTAGTGCCTTTTCACATTAATTGCTCCAATATGTTTTATGCACTTATTGTTGATTCATCTTATTTATAGCAAGCGCTGAATAAAATCTAATAATTGCATTATAAGTTGTACACTTTCATCGGCTGAGCACTTATCAGGTAGGGATTTTCATCAATGTTGAGCAATATTGAAATGGGTTGTTTCATTTAAGCATATGTAACTATGACACATGTTGGAATGATGTATTGCATATCATTTTGTCCTTTCCTAGAAAATACCTGATTGAATCAATATGTGCCTCAAATGTGTTGTACATTCTCTGTTTAGGTGCAACTATGGTTCCAGTAAGTTGGACAGAGATGCAGTGCCCGTTAACTGGTCAAATTGAGCAAAGAAAGGTTGCAAAGGCTGCAAGCTGACTAGAATACTTCATCGAGCTGGAATCTGTTCTGTTTTGTAGAAATAGACTAACATGCGTTGTTGTTAGGGTGAGAAATTATAGCCAGTTTGTATTTTACATTGCAAGTTGGCCTACTTATAAAGTATCACAAACCTGGGATTTCAATTCACTCGTGCTATGAGCAggattttatttactttttattgtattttttcaatttaaggCTATTGATTACTGTCATTTTAAGACATGGTTCAATTTTCAACTTTGAATGGAACTTGTTTCATATTAGACTAGtagttaaaaaatagtttaaatgtTGCTGTCTTGCATATGAACTTCTCAACGCGTTGGACCTTGTTTAGTGGATTGCTGCTGCATCTTATATGTTATCCTTTTTACTTCGTACTGcaatattttattgttgttgcaaAGGAAGCAAAAACAGAAGATACTTGGATCACGATTATAGCAGGATTGAGCCGTATCTTTGATGACTGTATTGAATGTTTTGTCTTTGGTCTCATGTTTTAGAAGTACTCGAAAAGCCCAAATTATTGCATCGTTATCTGGTGTAATTTAGCTCTCAGTTTGCGTGTCTTTCTAAGGGACTCTGATTATGCAGTGgaagtttaatttttcataCTCTAATTTCTCATTCTCATTAAAATCAATTGACCCCGTTATAAAT includes these proteins:
- the LOC100799672 gene encoding uncharacterized protein; the encoded protein is MLSHTASHPQLQHHRCRRRCCHLRWTSPCCRQRILRSHHPVLSGGRIGRLTDVVGFVVEGRRSVRVENHSPTNTGEEESERTAAVELAISQRQQSVGFSVWLSLDSVVRFRRDLVRVEVPQTLPPEELVRLRAPPKSDVPIINPFKLPAADGFVFGFPTRLGINPKW
- the LOC106794121 gene encoding uncharacterized protein codes for the protein MSMASTSTPGSSSELTISVEHNPSKSRLSELGINSWPKWGCPPGKFMLKFDAQETCYLLRGEVKVYPKGSSEFVQFAAGDLVTIPKGISCTWDVSIAVDKHYKFESSSTAPSSE
- the LOC100796154 gene encoding exosome complex component CSL4-like, whose product is MEEEKEAVMVTPGEVLGRTSDVKAGRGAYAALHNNTVYASLTGFRHTVPPAPDSSDLRPTVEVTGHKAHGPVPQPGSVVIARVTKVMARSASADIMCVGPKSVREKFTGIIRQQDVRATEIDKVDMHLSFHPGDIVRALVLSLGDARAYFLSTAKNELGVVSAESIAGATMVPVSWTEMQCPLTGQIEQRKVAKAAS